In Ctenopharyngodon idella isolate HZGC_01 chromosome 20, HZGC01, whole genome shotgun sequence, the following proteins share a genomic window:
- the LOC127502314 gene encoding DBH-like monooxygenase protein 2 homolog isoform X1 encodes MGILSLVLLLLSAQWSCAQEDPLLPFSEHLDPEHNVRLKWGFDEIRGTILFELTVNTSGWVGFGFSPKGGMTGADIVIGGVGPKGSYFTDRHAGGNSLPVVDQQQNYKLLSLNESDGKTVMKFQRSLGSCDENDLPITNLPMKLIFAYGQSDDLTYHNNRRGTKEVNLLKYMPRVNPLNSNYFDVTMVNFTVPANQTYYHCKVMRAPTFDRKQHIYRIEPFITNFDLVHHLLLYRCPPSVTQPFEAECYTGKGEECMETVAVWGVGGGAFELPEMAGLPIGGNVGDFFYRLEVHYNNPNKSAGRVDNSGLRFYYTSEIRQHDAAILMTGLAVYPGYAIPPNAKSFLTYGLCDTANIPKVLETPHDLQVFSVMMHTHLAGRKVRVGHFRGGKQIDLLAVDENYNFEYQEVTNLGKTKTVQLGDKLLVECTYNTENRNTLTWGGFSTSDEMCLAFLFYYPAMNLSSCVSLPDIESLSSAMGATDTNAWIYMMYTKTWNDTSINQYQQTLKTIDQLAIVVDSFNNGSYNNGTIPDLKVIPPAPCMSGCAIKSLALISLLLCLAVQWASS; translated from the exons ATGGGCATATTATCTCTTGTCCTGCTCTTGCTTTCAGCCCAGTGGTCCTGCGCTCAGGAAGACCCTCTTCTGCCTTTCTCTGAACACCTGGACCCCGAGCACAATGTGCGGCTGAAGTGGGGCTTTGATGAGATCCGGGGCACCATCTTGTTCGAGCTCACTGTCAACACCAGCGGCTGGGTCGGTTTTGGCTTCAGCCCCAAAGGAGGAATGACTGGAGCCGATATCGTCATTGGAGGAGTTGGACCGAAAGGCAGTTACTTCACG GACCGTCATGCTGGGGGTAATTCATTACCAGTGGTTGACCAACAACAGAACTACAAACTCCTGTCTCTAAACGAGTCTGACGGGAAAACAGTCATGAAGTTTCAGAGATCCCTTGGGTCTTGTGATGAAAATGATTTGCCCATCACT AATCTTCCCATGAAGCTGATCTTTGCGTATGGACAGAGTGATGACCTCACATACCATAATAACCGAAGGGGAACGAAGGAGGTGAACCTGTTGAAGTACATGCCTCGTGTCAACCCTTTAAACAGCAATTATTTCGACGTGACTATGGTCAAT TTCACTGTACCAGCCAACCAAACCTACTATCACTGCAAGGTCATGAGAGCCCCTACTTTTGATCGCAAACAACACATTTATCGC ATTGAGCCGTTTATCACAAACTTTGACCTCGTGCATCATCTGCTGCTGTACCGCTGCCCGCCGAGTGTGACGCAGCCGTTTGAAGCGGAATGTTACACAGGCAAAGGGGAAGAGTGTATGGAGACCGTTGCTGTGTGGGGAGTTGGCGGAGGG GCTTTTGAACTCCCTGAGATGGCAGGACTTCCAATTGGAGGAAATGTTGGTGATTTTTTCTACAGGCTTGAAGTGCATTACAACAACCCAAATAAAAGTGCAG GTCGAGTTGATAACTCAGGTCTGCGATTCTACTACACATCTGAAATCCGTCAGCATGATGCAGCTATTCTGATGACAGGGCTTGCCGTGTACCCTGGGTACGCCATCCCACCCAACGCCAAATCCTTCCTCACATATGGCCTGTGTGACACTGCTAATATTCCAAAG GTTCTGGAGACGCCACATGATCTTCAGGTGTTCTCTGTGATGATGCACACACACTTGGCTGGACGGAAGGTGCGAGTCGGACACTTTAG AGGAGGAAAACAGATCGATCTTCTAGCTGTGGATGAAAACTACAATTTTGAATATCAGGAAGTGACAAACTTGGGCAAAACTAAGACAGTGCAGTTG GGTGACAAATTGCTGGTGGAGTGCACATATAACACTGAAAACCGCAACACACTCACGTGG GGGGGGTTCTCAACTTCAGATGAGATGTGTTTGGCCTTCCTCTTCTACTATCCAGCTATGAATCTGAGCAGTTGTGTGAGCTTACCTGATATAGAGTCTTTAAGTTCTGCGATGGGAGCAACAGATACAAA TGCCTGGATCTATATGATGTACACAAAGACATGGAATGACACATCTATCAATCAGTACCAACAAACACTGAAGACAATCGATCAGCTCGCCATAGTCGTTGACTCGTTT AACAACGGGTCATACAACAATGGGACAATTCCTGATCTCAAAGTCATCCCACCTGCACCCTGCATGAGCGGTTGTGCCATCAAAAGTCTTGCTTTGATATCGCTGCTCCTCTGTTTGGCAGTGCAGTGGGCTTCCTCATGA
- the LOC127502315 gene encoding DBH-like monooxygenase protein 2 homolog — protein sequence MGILSLVLLLLSAQWSCAQEDPLLPFSEHLDPEHNVRLKWGFDEIQGTILFELTVNTSGWVGFGFSPKGGMTGADIVIGGVGPKGSYFTDRHAGGNSMPTVDQQQNYKLLSLNESDGKTIMKFQRSIESCDGNDLPITNLPMKLIYAYGQSDDIMYHNNRRGTKEVNLLKYMPRVNPPNSKYFDVTMVNFTVPTNQTYYHCKVMKAPTFDRKQHIYRIEPFITNFDLVHHLLLYRCPPSVMEPSEAECYTKLRSDVCMETIAVWGVGGGTFELPEMAGLPIGGNVGDFFYRLEVHYNNPNKSAGRVDNSGLRFYYTSELRQHDAAVLGNRACSGPWVRHPTQRQILPHIRPV from the exons ATGGGCATATTATCTCTTGTCCTGCTCTTGCTTTCAGCCCAGTGGTCCTGTGCTCAGGAAGACCCTCTTCTGCCTTTCTCTGAACACCTGGACCCCGAGCACAATGTGCGGCTGAAGTGGGGCTTTGATGAGATCCAGGGCACCATCTTGTTCGAGCTCACTGTCAACACCAGCGGCTGGGTCGGTTTTGGCTTCAGCCCCAAAGGAGGAATGACTGGAGCCGATATTGTCATTGGAGGAGTTGGACCGAAAGGCAGTTACTTCACG GACCGTCATGCTGGGGGGAATTCAATGCCAACGGTTGACCAGCAACAGAACTACAAACTCCTGTCTCTAAACGAGTCTGACGGGAAAACAATCATGAAGTTTCAGAGATCCATTGAGTCTTGTGATGGAAATGATTTACCCATCACT AATCTTCCCATGAAGCTGATCTATGCGTACGGACAGAGTGACGACATCATGTACCACAATAACCGAAGGGGAACGAAGGAGGTGAACCTGTTGAAGTACATGCCTCGTGTCAACCCTCCAAACAGCAAGTATTTCGACGTGACTATGGTCAAT TTCACTGTACCAACCAACCAAACCTACTATCACTGCAAGGTCATGAAAGCCCCGACTTTTGATCGCAAACAGCACATTTATCGC ATTGAGCCGTTTATCACAAACTTCGACCTTGTGCATCATCTGCTGCTGTACCGCTGCCCGCCGAGTGTGATGGAGCCGTCTGAAGCAGAATGTTACACAAAGTTGAGGAGCGATGTGTGTATGGAGACCATTGCAGTATGGGGAGTTGGCGGAGGG acttttgaactcCCTGAGATGGCAGGACTTCCAATTGGAGGAAATGTTGGTGATTTTTTCTACAGGCTTGAAGTGCATTACAACAACCCAAATAAAAGTGCAG GTCGAGTTGATAACTCAGGTCTGCGATTCTACTACACATCTGAACTCCGTCAGCATGATGCAGCTGTTTTAGGGAACAGGGCTTGTAGTGGCCCCTGGGTACGCCATCCCACCCAACGCCAAATCCTTCCTCACATACGGCCTGTGTGA
- the LOC127502314 gene encoding DBH-like monooxygenase protein 2 homolog isoform X2 has protein sequence MGILSLVLLLLSAQWSCAQEDPLLPFSEHLDPEHNVRLKWGFDEIRGTILFELTVNTSGWVGFGFSPKGGMTGADIVIGGVGPKGSYFTDRHAGGNSLPVVDQQQNYKLLSLNESDGKTVMKFQRSLGSCDENDLPITSDDLTYHNNRRGTKEVNLLKYMPRVNPLNSNYFDVTMVNFTVPANQTYYHCKVMRAPTFDRKQHIYRIEPFITNFDLVHHLLLYRCPPSVTQPFEAECYTGKGEECMETVAVWGVGGGAFELPEMAGLPIGGNVGDFFYRLEVHYNNPNKSAGRVDNSGLRFYYTSEIRQHDAAILMTGLAVYPGYAIPPNAKSFLTYGLCDTANIPKVLETPHDLQVFSVMMHTHLAGRKVRVGHFRGGKQIDLLAVDENYNFEYQEVTNLGKTKTVQLGDKLLVECTYNTENRNTLTWGGFSTSDEMCLAFLFYYPAMNLSSCVSLPDIESLSSAMGATDTNAWIYMMYTKTWNDTSINQYQQTLKTIDQLAIVVDSFNNGSYNNGTIPDLKVIPPAPCMSGCAIKSLALISLLLCLAVQWASS, from the exons ATGGGCATATTATCTCTTGTCCTGCTCTTGCTTTCAGCCCAGTGGTCCTGCGCTCAGGAAGACCCTCTTCTGCCTTTCTCTGAACACCTGGACCCCGAGCACAATGTGCGGCTGAAGTGGGGCTTTGATGAGATCCGGGGCACCATCTTGTTCGAGCTCACTGTCAACACCAGCGGCTGGGTCGGTTTTGGCTTCAGCCCCAAAGGAGGAATGACTGGAGCCGATATCGTCATTGGAGGAGTTGGACCGAAAGGCAGTTACTTCACG GACCGTCATGCTGGGGGTAATTCATTACCAGTGGTTGACCAACAACAGAACTACAAACTCCTGTCTCTAAACGAGTCTGACGGGAAAACAGTCATGAAGTTTCAGAGATCCCTTGGGTCTTGTGATGAAAATGATTTGCCCATCACT AGTGATGACCTCACATACCATAATAACCGAAGGGGAACGAAGGAGGTGAACCTGTTGAAGTACATGCCTCGTGTCAACCCTTTAAACAGCAATTATTTCGACGTGACTATGGTCAAT TTCACTGTACCAGCCAACCAAACCTACTATCACTGCAAGGTCATGAGAGCCCCTACTTTTGATCGCAAACAACACATTTATCGC ATTGAGCCGTTTATCACAAACTTTGACCTCGTGCATCATCTGCTGCTGTACCGCTGCCCGCCGAGTGTGACGCAGCCGTTTGAAGCGGAATGTTACACAGGCAAAGGGGAAGAGTGTATGGAGACCGTTGCTGTGTGGGGAGTTGGCGGAGGG GCTTTTGAACTCCCTGAGATGGCAGGACTTCCAATTGGAGGAAATGTTGGTGATTTTTTCTACAGGCTTGAAGTGCATTACAACAACCCAAATAAAAGTGCAG GTCGAGTTGATAACTCAGGTCTGCGATTCTACTACACATCTGAAATCCGTCAGCATGATGCAGCTATTCTGATGACAGGGCTTGCCGTGTACCCTGGGTACGCCATCCCACCCAACGCCAAATCCTTCCTCACATATGGCCTGTGTGACACTGCTAATATTCCAAAG GTTCTGGAGACGCCACATGATCTTCAGGTGTTCTCTGTGATGATGCACACACACTTGGCTGGACGGAAGGTGCGAGTCGGACACTTTAG AGGAGGAAAACAGATCGATCTTCTAGCTGTGGATGAAAACTACAATTTTGAATATCAGGAAGTGACAAACTTGGGCAAAACTAAGACAGTGCAGTTG GGTGACAAATTGCTGGTGGAGTGCACATATAACACTGAAAACCGCAACACACTCACGTGG GGGGGGTTCTCAACTTCAGATGAGATGTGTTTGGCCTTCCTCTTCTACTATCCAGCTATGAATCTGAGCAGTTGTGTGAGCTTACCTGATATAGAGTCTTTAAGTTCTGCGATGGGAGCAACAGATACAAA TGCCTGGATCTATATGATGTACACAAAGACATGGAATGACACATCTATCAATCAGTACCAACAAACACTGAAGACAATCGATCAGCTCGCCATAGTCGTTGACTCGTTT AACAACGGGTCATACAACAATGGGACAATTCCTGATCTCAAAGTCATCCCACCTGCACCCTGCATGAGCGGTTGTGCCATCAAAAGTCTTGCTTTGATATCGCTGCTCCTCTGTTTGGCAGTGCAGTGGGCTTCCTCATGA
- the LOC127502317 gene encoding DBH-like monooxygenase protein 2 homolog has translation MDILSLVLLLLSAQWSCAQEDPLLPFSEHLDPEHNVRLKWGFDEIQGTILFELTVNTSGWVSFGFSPNGGMTGADIVIGGVGSKGSYFTDRHAEGNSIPVVDQQQDYKLLSLIESNGKTVMKFQRSIESCDENDLPITNLPMKLIYAYGQSDDITYHKNRRGTKEVNLLKYMPRVNPPNSNYFDVTMVNFTVPTNQTYYHCKVMRAPTFDRKQHIYRIEPFITNIDLVHHLLLYRCPPNVTQPFEAECYTGKGEECMETVAVWGVGGGAFELPEMAGLPIGGNVGDFFYRLEVHYNNPNKNAGRVDNSGLRFYYTSELRQHDAAILMTGLAVYPGYAIPPNAKSFLTYGLCDTANIPKVLETPHDLQVFSVMMHTHLAGRKVRVGHFRGGKQIDLLAVDENYDFEYQEVTNLGKTKTVQLGDQLLVECTYNTENRNTPTWGGFSTSDEMCLAFLFYYPAMNLSSCWSFPDIESLSSAMGATDIITWIYMMYFKTWNDAAINQYQQTLKTIDQLAIVVDSFNNWSYKTRTIPDLKVIPPAPCMSGCAIKSVALISLLLCLAVQWASS, from the exons ATGGACATATTATCTCTTGTCCTGCTCTTGCTTTCAGCCCAGTGGTCCTGCGCTCAGGAAGACCCTCTTCTGCCTTTCTCTGAACACCTGGACCCCGAGCACAATGTGAGGCTGAAGTGGGGCTTTGATGAGATCCAGGGCACCATCTTGTTCGAGCTCACTGTCAACACCAGCGGCTGGGTCAGTTTTGGCTTCAGCCCCAATGGAGGAATGACTGGAGCCGATATCGTCATTGGAGGAGTTGGATCGAAAGGCAGTTACTTCACG GACCGTCATGCTGAGGGGAATTCAATACCAGTGGTTGACCAGCAACAGGACTACAAACTCCTGTCTCTAATCGAGTCCAACGGGAAAACAGTCATGAAGTTTCAGAGGTCCATTGAGTCTTGTGATGAAAATGATTTACCCATCACT AATCTTCCCATGAAGCTGATCTATGCATACGGACAGAGTGATGACATCACATACCATAAAAACCGAAGGGGAACGAAGGAGGTGAACCTGTTGAAGTACATGCCTCGTGTCAACCCTCCAAACAGCAATTATTTCGACGTGACTATGGTCAAT TTCACTGTACCAACCAACCAAACCTACTATCACTGCAAGGTCATGAGAGCCCCGACTTTTGATCGTAAACAACACATTTATCGT ATTGAGCCGTTTATCACAAACATTGACCTCGTGCATCATCTGCTGCTGTACCGCTGCCCGCCGAATGTGACGCAGCCGTTTGAAGCGGAATGTTACACAGGCAAAGGGGAAGAGTGTATGGAGACCGTTGCTGTGTGGGGAGTTGGCGGAGgg GCTTTTGAACTCCCTGAGATGGCAGGACTTCCAATTGGAGGAAATGTTGGTGATTTTTTCTACAGGCTTGAAGTGCATTACAACAACCCAAATAAAAATGCAG GTCGAGTTGATAACTCAGGTCTGCGATTCTACTACACATCTGAACTCCGTCAGCATGATGCAGCTATTCTGATGACAGGGCTTGCCGTGTACCCTGGGTACGCCATCCCACCCAACGCCAAATCCTTCCTCACATATGGCCTGTGTGACACTGCTAATATTCCAAAG GTTCTGGAGACGCCACATGATCTTCAGGTGTTCTCTGTGATGATGCACACACACTTGGCTGGACGGAAGGTGCGAGTCGGACACTTTAG AGGAGGAAAACAGATCGATCTTCTAGCTGTGGATGAAAACTATGATTTTGAATATCAGGAAGTGACAAACTTGGGCAAAACTAAGACAGTGCAGTTG GGTGACCAATTGCTGGTGGAGTGCACATATAACACTGAAAACCGCAACACACCCACATGG GGGGGGTTCTCAACTTCAGATGAGATGTGTTTGGCCTTCCTCTTCTACTATCCAGCTATGAATCTGAGCAGTTGTTGGAGCTTCCCTGATATAGAGTCTTTAAGTTCTGCAATGGGAGCAACAGATATAAT TACCTGGATCTATATGATGTACTTTAAGACTTGGAATGACGCAGCTATCAATCAGTACCAACAAACACTGAAGACAATCGATCAGCTCGCCATAGTCGTTGACTCGTTT AACAACTGGTCATACAAAACAAGGACGATTCCTGATCTCAAAGTCATCCCACCTGCACCCTGCATGAGCGGTTGTGCCATCAAAAGTGTTGCTTTGATATCGCTGCTGCTCTGTTTGGCAGTGCAGTGGGCTTCCTCATGA